In Methanoculleus sp. SDB, a single genomic region encodes these proteins:
- a CDS encoding flagellar assembly protein FlaJ, with protein MFESFATSLREKNGGSIPFEEHIRSLKQYLAQVTENKKMGGDILFMITYMASITTARVTRPEIFAYTSQREEYVTSRYIERVEFFVKRWNYSYSEALRLMAERVKNPMLRSMLNRYANSTDSGVPDEEFLLLELSTVRSVYRNTFEQGVEMLKKWGDAYIAMMLSATIVGIIIMVSVAIYSPDEIDSTLNASYMILLMISVMGIVTMYRAIPDDPKTHGLPGGGSYEQGMIRRMERVILPITAVSSLLLIVAGINFGLIILFVALLIAPMGIIAMKDDMNIVARDEDFSVFIRGLGSIMGGKGLTTTFALSEVDRKSLEVLGPFIDSVYSKLNLGLDEAAVWERFLRESGSNLICKFLNIFRDSIALGGAPAEIGKIVSSSMLEMVLLRQKREMLSSGFIVLLIPMHMAMVAIFMFLFQILISMAHAITSVMESFSETQAAMSATTGSVGSGMMASVGIFTNFPEAKMSTYVITVLMLVTISNVLAGKIVKGGDRSMYYFFGSVLFGLTGIIYIVTPFVVDLFFQIPVIGGA; from the coding sequence ATGTTTGAATCCTTCGCCACTTCGCTTCGTGAAAAAAACGGCGGTTCGATTCCGTTCGAAGAGCATATCCGCTCCCTGAAGCAGTATCTGGCGCAGGTTACCGAGAACAAGAAGATGGGCGGTGACATTCTGTTCATGATCACCTATATGGCGTCGATTACCACCGCACGGGTTACCCGCCCTGAAATCTTCGCCTATACGTCCCAGCGTGAGGAATACGTCACGTCACGGTATATCGAGCGGGTGGAGTTCTTTGTCAAACGATGGAATTACAGCTATTCGGAAGCCCTCCGGCTGATGGCGGAACGCGTTAAAAATCCGATGCTCCGGAGCATGCTCAACCGGTACGCAAATTCGACCGATTCCGGGGTGCCCGATGAAGAATTCCTGCTTCTGGAGCTTTCCACGGTGCGGAGCGTCTATCGGAATACCTTTGAGCAGGGTGTCGAGATGCTCAAGAAATGGGGTGACGCGTATATCGCAATGATGCTGTCGGCTACGATCGTGGGGATCATCATCATGGTGTCCGTGGCGATCTATTCACCTGACGAGATAGACTCGACGCTGAATGCGAGTTACATGATTCTCCTCATGATCTCGGTGATGGGTATCGTCACGATGTACCGGGCCATTCCCGACGACCCGAAGACACACGGCCTTCCCGGGGGCGGATCCTATGAACAGGGGATGATCCGGCGTATGGAGAGGGTGATTCTTCCGATAACTGCCGTTTCATCCCTTCTGCTTATCGTTGCGGGCATCAATTTCGGGCTCATCATACTCTTTGTTGCCCTGCTCATCGCCCCGATGGGCATCATCGCCATGAAGGACGATATGAATATCGTCGCACGTGACGAGGATTTTTCCGTATTTATCCGGGGGCTGGGCTCCATCATGGGGGGGAAGGGCCTGACCACGACGTTCGCGCTGTCGGAGGTTGACCGGAAGTCCCTTGAAGTGCTCGGGCCGTTTATCGATTCCGTGTATTCAAAGCTTAATCTCGGACTTGATGAAGCGGCAGTATGGGAACGGTTTCTGCGGGAAAGCGGCAGCAACCTGATCTGTAAATTCCTCAACATCTTCCGCGATTCGATTGCGCTTGGCGGAGCACCGGCGGAGATCGGAAAGATTGTCAGTTCGTCGATGCTGGAGATGGTGCTGCTCCGGCAGAAGCGGGAGATGCTGTCATCGGGATTTATTGTCCTTCTCATTCCCATGCATATGGCAATGGTCGCCATTTTCATGTTCCTGTTCCAGATTCTCATCTCGATGGCCCATGCGATTACCAGTGTCATGGAGTCCTTTTCCGAAACACAGGCGGCAATGAGTGCGACCACAGGATCCGTCGGTTCGGGGATGATGGCGTCGGTCGGGATATTCACGAATTTCCCGGAGGCGAAAATGAGCACGTATGTTATCACGGTGCTCATGCTGGTTACGATCTCGAATGTCCTGGCGGGTAAAATCGTCAAGGGAGGTGACAGGTCTATGTATTACTTCTTTGGCAGCGTTTTATTTGGGCTGACCGGAATAATATATATAGTAACTCCTTTCGTTGTGGATTTGTTCTTCCAGATCCCGGTAATTGGAGGGGCATGA